One Mycoavidus sp. B2-EB genomic region harbors:
- the dnaA gene encoding chromosomal replication initiator protein DnaA, with amino-acid sequence MKDFWQQCSTLLEQELPSQQYLTWIKPLSLLEFDTEANILRIAAPNRFKLDWVKNQFSGRITDIACNFWRKPIAVQFVLDPKAGRPNGNPIASAGVSDSSSIPRAEAASSAPITLSNPAPMSRDGDAERSGTLPMIAGSDTQERSKLNPMLTFENFVTGKANQLARAAAIQVADNPGVSYNPLFLYGGVGLGKTHLIHAIGNQLRQQKLGARIRYIHAEQYVSDVVKAYQRKAFDEFKRYYHSLDLLLIDDIQFFSGKSRTQEEFFYAFEALVANKGQVIITSDTYPKEISGIDDRLISRFDSGLTVAIEPPELEMRVAILLRKALLEGVVGLSEDVAFFVAKHLRSNVRELEGALRKILAYARFHGREITIELTKEALKDLLTVQNRQISVENIQRTVADRYGIKIADMYSKKRPADIARSRQIAMYLAKELTQKSLPEIGELFGGRDHTTVLHAVRKIADARSKDALLNRELHVLEQTLKG; translated from the coding sequence ATGAAAGATTTTTGGCAACAATGCTCCACCCTACTGGAGCAAGAGCTTCCCTCCCAGCAATATCTGACTTGGATCAAGCCACTCTCTTTGCTTGAATTTGATACTGAGGCCAACATTTTGCGCATTGCTGCGCCAAATCGCTTTAAGCTCGATTGGGTCAAAAACCAATTTTCTGGTCGAATTACTGATATAGCATGCAATTTTTGGCGTAAGCCAATAGCCGTGCAGTTTGTCCTTGATCCCAAAGCTGGACGCCCAAACGGAAACCCCATAGCGAGCGCTGGTGTGTCCGATTCCAGTTCTATACCTCGCGCAGAGGCGGCCTCCTCCGCTCCAATCACTTTATCCAACCCTGCGCCGATGAGCAGAGACGGCGACGCGGAGCGCTCAGGCACCTTACCCATGATTGCGGGCAGCGACACGCAGGAGCGTTCCAAGCTTAACCCTATGCTCACCTTTGAAAATTTTGTCACAGGTAAAGCCAATCAGCTTGCGCGCGCAGCCGCGATTCAAGTCGCCGATAACCCCGGGGTTTCTTATAATCCGCTTTTTCTATATGGTGGCGTAGGTCTAGGCAAAACTCATCTAATTCATGCGATTGGTAACCAGCTCAGACAACAGAAACTGGGCGCACGCATTCGCTACATTCACGCAGAGCAATATGTATCAGACGTGGTAAAAGCTTACCAACGCAAAGCCTTCGACGAGTTCAAGCGTTATTATCACTCGCTTGATCTTTTGCTGATTGATGATATTCAATTTTTTTCTGGTAAATCGCGCACCCAGGAAGAGTTTTTCTATGCTTTTGAAGCGCTTGTCGCCAATAAAGGGCAAGTTATTATCACCAGCGACACCTATCCCAAAGAAATTTCCGGCATAGATGATCGGCTGATTTCACGCTTTGATTCCGGCTTAACGGTAGCCATTGAACCGCCTGAGCTCGAAATGCGCGTGGCTATTTTGCTGCGTAAGGCGCTGTTAGAGGGCGTGGTTGGCCTATCAGAGGATGTAGCGTTTTTTGTTGCTAAACATTTACGCTCAAATGTACGTGAACTTGAAGGTGCTTTGCGCAAAATCCTCGCCTATGCAAGATTCCATGGGCGCGAAATTACGATTGAGCTGACTAAAGAAGCACTTAAAGATTTGCTCACGGTACAAAATCGGCAAATCTCTGTTGAAAATATCCAGAGGACGGTCGCTGACCGTTATGGCATAAAAATCGCGGACATGTATTCAAAAAAACGGCCCGCGGATATTGCACGCTCGCGCCAAATTGCAATGTATCTAGCGAAAGAACTCACCCAAAAGAGTCTGCCCGAAATTGGTGAG